The genomic segment AAGTGACTTGGGTTGGATTTGCGGTGAGAGAGTACAatagttttctaaaaaaaacataattatcgTATTGATTCGAGAATTTATATGGAAAAAGGTTATAGATTATCTGGTgaaccaaaattaattaattttaataaattaatataattttttttaaaaaaattattgatatttcCTGGTCAAATTTAACTAGGTCAACATATGACTAAAAAACTTATATCAACCAagttttaaatgattaattttttttttaattcaatttaaaacctAAATCACATGATATTCTAGGACTGGTGTTTAATtctttgtaaaaataattttaaactcagatgactttttattataaaaaagaagaagggaaagGGCATATTTGTCCCCCAACTATCACATGAATACCAATTAAGTTTctaaacaaaatacattttcaattgaatcccCCATCTATCAAACATTACCAAATTAACCCACtatcaaaatttatgatttagattaataaagataaatttgagaaaaaggACTAATTGAGGACTGCCCAGTAGATGGAGGATCCAATTGAGAATTTCTTATTTAGACCCAGTTGAGAATTGGATTGATGATATAGTTGaagaatttctttctttcacttAGTTGAAGAAGTTTTTGCCGCTTCAACAATGGCTGTAACACTGTTGGATACAAGGGTAAGCCCATTTGGCATGAGAGTGAGAATAGCATTAGAAGAGAAGGGTGTGAAGTATGAGTACAGTGAGCAAGATTTGAGGAACAAGGGTCCTATGCTTCTTCAAATGAACCCAGTTTACAAGAAGGTCCCAGTTCTTATTCACAATGGGAAACCAATCTGTGAGTCTCTTATTGCTGTTCAGTATATTGATGAGGTGTGGAATAACAAGCCTCCTTTGCTGCCCTCTGATCCATACCAGAGAGCTCAATCCAGGTTGTGGGCTGATTTTGTTGACAACAAGGTATGTGTGTGTCTGTCTTTGCTTTCTATTCTTTGTTTTGGTATCTGCTTTTACCTCGTAGACTCCGAAATTATTTGTTGTTGAAAAGGTTAACCATTTTGCTTCGATCTGGCATAcgaacttgtataaattatgtgGATTTTTTACCTTATTTTCGCCACATTTAGTCAACTGTGAAGAATTTCACCTATAGGGAGAGTATATTTTTAGGATTAGTCCAGTTGGGTTGATCGAAGGAAATACGACAAATGTATgataaatttgatgaaattctTTAAACAGGGTCTAGTTTGCAGAAATTACACAAACAAAGAAAGCTAAATTGGGGATTTTCCAATTGAAAAATTCCCAATTTAGCTTCTTTGTTTGTGTAATTTTGACTACAAGGTTTCTTTGTTATTCACTTTACAATGGTTGGATATGAATCTGTAGGTGTATTTTCCTGGGAGGAAGACATGGACAAAGAAAGGACAAGAGCTGGAGGCAGGCAAGAATGATTTAATTGAGTCCCTCAAGTTGTTGGAAGGAGAGCTAGGAGACAAGGCTTATTTTGAAGGTGACAAACTCGGCTATGTGGATATTGCACTTATTCCTTTCTATAGCTGGTTTCATGGCTATGAGACATTTGGTAACTTTAGCATAGAGGCTGAGTGTCCCAAGTTAATTGCTTGGTGTAAGAGGTGCTTGCAGAACGAGAGTGTATCCAGATCTGTTGCAGATCCACAAGAAGTCTATGGTTTTTTGGTGGAGCTGAGAAAGAAGTTAGGGCTTGAATAGATGGAAGGATGTGCATCCACAGGCAAGCTTGTTTGGTTTCTGTTTTTCTGCTTAGTGTAAGCCTACAAGCTTCTATCTGGAAATAATATTGTGGACACGTAGTTGTGACCTGTTTTTGTTCGAATCTGAACTCAATTTTTTGGGCTTATGTTCTCGTTTAAGAATATTTCAAGCTTCAATAAAAGCCATTCAAATGCTTTTAGTTTTACCAGCATAATGTTCGAAATTGCTTTTCATACTATAAAACACTATCCAAAATATAACCTTTGCatgtatatttattaatatcatcattTACCCTCTAGTTTAGCATCTTTTTCCATAATTTATCACGACCTCATACACTCTGCAGAGGAAGATAGCAAATCTGCTATAAAATCCCGCTTTCTGCTATTAGAAGATTTTATAATGGAAGAAGGGAATATTAGTGATCTTGTGATACTTTCTTACTCAAACAATGGCAGATGAGGTGACACTATTGAATTTCTGGATAAGCCATAATGGCATGAGAGTCAAATAGCGTTGGCAGAGAAGTGTGTGAAGTATGAGAACAGTGAAGAGGACTTGAGGAACAAGAGCACCCTGCTTCTTCAGATGAATCCAGTTTACAAGAACATTCCTGTTCTCATCCGCAATGGAAAACCAGTTTGTCAATCCCTTATTATTGTTCAGTATAAGGACAAGGAAATGCCTTATAATTGGATGTTGTAAGTGCAATGTCGTAGCATTTCAAGCAATTTCTTTTATTACATATGTTTAGCCGAATATCTCTGTGTTATGAAATATCTCACAAAAATGAAAttctacataaaaataaaagaaaaataaatagacaaaaaaaactttaaactaaGTCATCCTCAATCATCTTTCATTGGGTAGAAATCATTCATATATGAATAATCATATATGTTAATCTTTTTTCTAtgtagaaaattaaatttagtaaaTACATTAATTGGGTAAGAAAAGTTACCGGGTTTGATTGAGCCGGAGGAGGCTGCTGTCAATATTGTGGTTGAATTTCGTAGttgagggaagaagaagatgaagaaaatgcAGAGAAATGGGGCCTGGGCCCCTGAGGTATGAGAAATtgaaggaaaatgaagaaaaaggggGGCTAACGCAGTGTATATctagtttagaaaattaaaagtgaaaaatgTACTGGTTGGTTggcttattatttttaaaaagaaagttaaatgCGTGTTTAGTGTCGAGTAGCAATTGTTtgtatatagattttttattttatatttcaagttCTGGGAGTTGCCATGGCACCTGCAGCACTAGTTGTAGGTCTGTGGGGTTCCGATGTGAAAGTCCCGAACCCAACTCATAGAGGATTGGGCTGGGAAGGATCATCTAGGAACCTGCACATGGGCTAGATGAGCTAATATAGTTAAAGACTTGATACTgatgaacaaagaaaatcagATTTATCTTCCTGAAATCTTGAGTTGAAGACTTGATATTgatgaacaaagaaaatcagCTTCAAGATTTATACTTTGTACAGTACCCTTCTCCTAACTCTCTAGTAaatagagagaagaaagaaatttaCTAGTGACAAGTTCTTTGCCCTCAACCAGTTGATGGCTGTAACACTGTTGGATACATGGGCAAGCCCTTTCGGCATGAGAGTGAGAATAGCATTAGAAGAGAAGGGTGTCAATTATGAGTATACTGAACAGGACTTGAGGAACAAGAGTCCTTTGCTTCTTCAAATGAACCCAGTTTACAAGAAGGTCCCAGTTCTCCTTCACAATGGGAAACCAATCTGTGTGTCTCTTATTGCTGTTGAGTATGTTGATGAGATGTGTAATAACAAGTCTCCTTTGCTGTCTCCTCATCCTTAAAAGAGAGCTCAATCCAGGTTTTGGTCTGATTTTTCTGACAAGAAGGTATGTGTCTAATCTGCATCCTACCTTGCGTATGCTTTCTGCTGTTGAATAGGAATCGGTGTAAATTTTTGTGCTCTGTAGTCAACCATCAAATTAGCTGATTGATCCACTTGACAATGGTGGGATATAACTCTGTAGGCGTACCGTTCTGGAATGAAGACATGGACGgaaaaaggagaagagaaggaggcAGCTAAGAATGATTTCATTGAGTTCATTGAGTCCCTCAAGCTGTTGGAAGGGGAGCTAGGAGACAAGCCTTATTTTGAAGGTGACAAACTCGGTTATGTGGTCCTGTGGATGTTGCACTTACCCCTTTCTATTGCTGGTTTCATGGATACGAGACATTTGGCAACTTTAGCATAGAGGAGGAGTGCCCCAAGTTGATTGCTTGGTATGAGAGGTGCATGCAGAAGGAGAGTGTATCCAAATCCCTTGCAGATCCGCAGAATATCTACATCTTCATGGCGGAGATCAGAAAGAAGTTTGGGCTTGATCAGTAGATATATGGAAGGATATGTGCTTCCATATACATGCTTGCTAGTTTCTGGTACTCTGGTTTCTGTTTTTCTGCCTCGTATAGCTTCTATTCCAAAATAATTGTTTACAAGCACTTGGTTGTGACCTGTTTGTGTTAGAATGTGAACTCGCTTGTTGGGACTAGGATTACTTAAAAAAGGTCCCAAGATAATTCTAAGCCCCAATTAAATACTCTTACTATTGCCAACATAATTTTCTGAATTCCTTTTCAATCCATAAAACATTATCCAAAATATAATGTTTGCATGAATATTTAGTAGTATCGTTCTCCAGCTTAGTTCTTCCCACTTTATCCCAACCGCACACGCTCTGCAGGGGAAGATAGCAAATCTGCTATAAAACTTCGCTTTCTGCTATCAGAAGGACAGCATTTTTAGAAGGGAAGAGGTTAGTATTTGTTGTGATACTTTTTTCCCTTCTTCCACAGTGGCTGATTACGTGACACGGTTGACTGGATAAGCCCTACTGGCATGAGAGTAAGAATTGCACTGACAGAGAAGGAAATCAAGTATAAGTACAGTGAACAGGACTTGGGCAACGAAAGTGAGTTGCTTCCGCGGATGAACCAGTTTACAAGAAGATTCCAGTTCTCATCCACAATGAAAAACATGCTTTTGAATCCCCTGTTATTCAATATATTGATGAAGTGTGGAAGGACAAAGCTCCTTCGCTACCTTCTGATCCATATGAAAGAGCCCATTCCATGTTCTCGGCTGATTTTTCTGATCCTTGTATAATTTAAGTTTTCTATTACTTTTTGGTAGCACTTGTCTGATATCTATGCATGGGTGCTGGGATTTTATCAGTTTATTAGTATCTGTTGAGTGCACACACAAAATGAAGGGAATGTTGTGTTTGTCtaatgttttcatgaaaaaagtATCCAAATTTAGCAAATAGATTTTGTGTAAATTCATAAATCTTTTTCGGACATATTTTGGCATTTTAAATGAATGTCCTTTATCGTTCACTTTACAATTGATTTTAAAGTTAtcgttaattttattttttattttttaaagtgtggtaacagtagttaaattttttttctcttcaaaaatatatttactccAGCCCGCAGCATAGCAGATCAATGggctaaaataattataattttcaagatTATGCATTTGGaaacgtttttaaaaaatttaattattttttgttaaaaaataaattttttatatattttgaattattttaatatttaattttaaaaataattttaaaaaaataaaaaaatattattttaatacatttcaacataaaaaaaaaaaaaaccctaaatcctACGGGCACAGAGCTCTTTATACAGAACCTGACCTAACCACCTCCTAAAGGTCACGACCATCTGCTGCCCGAGAAAAAAAGATTCAACAATGTAGTAGGTGGCAACCGAAGCCGTTCAATCAATGAGAGATCGCCAATCCACCAAGGCGATCTTCGGCAAACAATAACTATGCTTCATCTATTTGACATTTTGGAGAGTCTTGTAAAGTTCTCAAATAATAGGTCAATCGTTGATCATCAACCAATATTTGccttaaaaaaaagtttcaatttttttcttgtgtacactaaacttttattttctaagatCCATATTGGTCAATTCATTTtactatataataattaaagagcttaaaaataaatgcaattcTTAATGTTCATCCAAGATAAGATATGACTACACAATTTATCACTTGAACACAACAGCTAACCTACTTGCATGTTGAGAAACATGGTGAGAGGGAGATCAATTATAGAGAATAGATCGTCGGATATTCATGCCCTTTTGGTACGCGTGAAGATAGAGGATCGGAGCAGAGCTATCCATGCACTTAGGTTTACGTGACCTGCCTTGATGATGACGACATTGAATGCTTGTCACCCACCTTACCTAACGTTCTTAAATGGCCACTCCCAGCTTGTTACGAGTAGCTACACCTCTTGTTCATCACTGCTTTGTGCAGAATACCAAACttggaaaaaaattgagagagaaagagggacgATGGAGAAGAAGGACGAAGGAAATCCTCCAATGGCAGTGACGGGGTCAAGAGACGAGAGTGAAGATGTGAAAAGCACCATGCGCACAGCTGAGACGATGTTGCGATTGGTGCCTGTGGCTTTGTGTGTCTCAGCACTTGTTGTCATGCTTAAGAATACTCAAACTAATGACTATGGATCCCTTTCTTATTCAGATCTCGGAGCTTTCAGGTACTTCatattttatatgcattttCATGCACCCGTTTTTAGTGCTTTTTCATCCAAGTTCTGTGTGTTTGATtgcgagtttttttttaaaaaaaattaattggagaTCCATAAAATATTGTAGGGtttgattcttttaattttgagttaagCATAATGCCaattttaagtatattttttctaaaatcataCTTCTTGTATTAAATGAGTGGATGGATTATACAATTGGATCTCATAAATCCAAAGTTTCTCCAAGAAGAATTTCTAgtgtgtgatatatatatatatatatatatatatatatatatatatatatataatgcattttataatttaaaaactctaagtttaaataaaaaatttatgcatatatataatcatataaatcaagaaatcaataacaatatatgctaataaataaaaaattattaatgatatctaaaaataaacttgaaaaatcaagaaatagatgtaaattaatatatttaattctgAAAAATAGaattgctaattttttatttaaataaaaaataatagaaataaaaatacaaataaaattaatcaaataaaaaaaatatcatgcaaggctccatatattataaatattatatcaaaatatttttttatttttaaaaataaaatttatccatGAGTTAGGAaaactcttcaaatttaaatataccactaaaaaaatcattgtcaattaaaagttattatctaaacaaaataaaaaaataatattaatttaaatataaattaaagaacATAGAGAAAAAACcatgtaaaataaatcattaaattaaaaaaaacaaaaaaagtaaaggTTGGGCACTACTCTGCCTGGTACATTTGTTTTATCCAAAAACTTcttgtcaatttattttttattcaaaatatctttaaaacattataggccaaaaaaaatatctttaaaaatcaaattaaaaaaatataaaattttaatccacaataagatataaaaagataaacaatAGAATCttgcacaataaaaaaatccacgCATCTTGTAGTAacacttaattattattattattttgttttgacaaaTCCCAACTAGGATTTAACTCAAATAAGAGTGATAATGTAtattaacttgagttaatcttAAAATAGTATtgtttaggattaaaaaaattataaaatgatattttaaattaaaaaaaatttaattttttttagagtttaccCTATCGGTATCATTTAGGTTTGGATAGATTAACTAATTCAATGAAATAATGTTTGACTAAATCAATGTGtaaatggttaaaaaaatcaGCTCTTGCCAAGTTTTAAATGAGCTGGTCACCggttaaaaaaacctattaattCAATTCCTGTTTTGAAGCATGATTGTTTTTCACAATATTTCatttcaacttaattttttttaatcacgtccatttttatgataaaatatttatgatacaGGTATTTGGTGAATGCCAATGGCATTTGTGCTGGTTATTCCCTTCTTTCAGCTGTCGTTGTAGCCATGCCTCGAGCATGGACAATGCCTCGAGCATGGACTTTTTTCTTACTCGACCAGGTAATTATTAATTCCATCAAAATCCACAGCCttaatttcatataatatatatattaatcaatcTATTTTTCGATGAACCTATCTAGGTGTTAACGTATGTGATTCTGGCTGCCGGAACAGTATCGACGGAGGTGTTGTACCTGGCAAACAAGGGAGACACATCCATCGCTTGGAGCGCAGCTTGTGTGTCGTTTGGTGGATTTTGTCACAAGGCCTTGATATCCACAGTCATGACATTCGTTGCAGTAATCTTCTATGCAGCTCTCTCCCTCGTCTCTTCCTACAAGCTTTTCAGCAAATATGATGCTCCAGTTGTGACCCAATCAGGCAAGGGTATTGAGACTGTCACCCTCGGTTCACCACCACCAAGCAACCTCCACCTCCATCTCCATGCGAAGCTAGCATGTCCTGCCCACAACAACAGCCCAAATTAGGAGGAGGTTGATGACTATATATAGAAAGGTGGTGGCGTGTTTTCCACCGTCACGAGCACCTCACTGCCCCGGTGTGTATAATTCCCAAGAGACCATGCTTTCTGAATCCATGCACttgaaaatttataagaaatatatatcCTTTGTATCTTTAATTACTAGCCTTTGGTTTGTAGAAGTTGGTgtgaagaaattaattatatgagatttgtaagtaatttataaaaaagccTTCCATGAGACCATTTGGCTTGAATTCAGACTCAGAAATTTGTACAGACAGAAATTGTTTGCTCAAACCCAAGTTATTACTACAtaatagaagagatggagacgGAGAcagaatttttttgtgtttcgctcgatgtttttttatgttttcaatatctttgttttttatttatttatttcgatATAGTTCTAAGAGGCATGAGCAATAAATGATTAAACAAAAAGTGAACAACAAACTGatataattttcaagttttgatgactttaatttacttaattattattatatataaaaaaaaattaataaacatgtAGCTCAACCGGTAGTAGAGTCATCCTTCCCCATAAGATCTCGTGTTCAAGTTCAAGCCTctcatttataataaataaataaataaaagccagTAATGGATTATATACCAGCTGGATTTCAATTACTGATAGGTCCAAACCCAGATATGAAGCAAAATCTGTACAAATTAGTGGCCCAACTAGACTAGTTTGaccagtttaattttattaatctaataaaatctaagttgacccaaaaaatttaagtaaaaCCTGACTAAgttaactttaattattttttttagaaaataattttattttagtttatttttatttgttttaaaaaaatcattttattttaaataaacaaagcaatattattttataaattgactTAATCAATCcgtttaatatttaatattgtaataattattgttttaattctgaatcaatttaaaaattaatctaattaaatccaaattaacctagtaaaatatgaataaaaccctaacatgttaattttttttttatatatatatatatataaaataatatcattttaattttttttataaatttatttaaaataatcatttaattttaaataaacaaagcaACATCATTTTATAAGTTGACTTAATaagtttatttagttttatagtaatttttattttttaaaatgttttttactagaaagtatattgaaatatattttttaaaaattttattttttaatattaatatttaaacgatttaaaaatataaaaaaatttatttaaaaaaattaaaatttttaatttaaaaaaaaatttttttaagataaaaataaatatggtgAATAAATATGAGGCTGATAAGTATGCTTTGTCCATTTataatgaaatttcaaaattatctttatatatatatatataaaaaaagattccaTCTCTGCCTCCCATGACAGTCGACAGTGAATATCTGTGGGCTTTTGTAGTCATCTCTTTCCTTCTATGACACGGCCTTCTCTGCTTCACAACTCGAGATTTCAATTACTAAAATTATTCTCTACTTCCTCAAAATATCAAAGAAACAGAAATTCCTGCCCTCAAAtattaaagggaaaaaactatcaatatcaAGCATATTTAAATTCTttgctcataaaaaaaaacatcaaataagtTTTAGGatgctaaaaaaaaagtaggaatagaaaaaaaattgaaaaatcgattaaattgagaaaattaaaaaaaaaataactgtaaaaacagaacagtgaaaaaaaacaattaaactgattagaagttttaaaaaactgaaCGGCTCAATTTTATAAgtctaaaaccaaaaaaaccgaatcgaacccaaaccgaaaaa from the Populus nigra chromosome 1, ddPopNigr1.1, whole genome shotgun sequence genome contains:
- the LOC133680824 gene encoding probable glutathione S-transferase; this translates as MAVTLLDTRVSPFGMRVRIALEEKGVKYEYSEQDLRNKGPMLLQMNPVYKKVPVLIHNGKPICESLIAVQYIDEVWNNKPPLLPSDPYQRAQSRLWADFVDNKVYFPGRKTWTKKGQELEAGKNDLIESLKLLEGELGDKAYFEGDKLGYVDIALIPFYSWFHGYETFGNFSIEAECPKLIAWCKRCLQNESVSRSVADPQEVYGFLVELRKKLGLE
- the LOC133699831 gene encoding CASP-like protein 2A2, with amino-acid sequence MMTTLNACHPPYLTFLNGHSQLVTSSYTSCSSLLCAEYQTWKKIERERGTMEKKDEGNPPMAVTGSRDESEDVKSTMRTAETMLRLVPVALCVSALVVMLKNTQTNDYGSLSYSDLGAFRYLVNANGICAGYSLLSAVVVAMPRAWTMPRAWTFFLLDQVLTYVILAAGTVSTEVLYLANKGDTSIAWSAACVSFGGFCHKALISTVMTFVAVIFYAALSLVSSYKLFSKYDAPVVTQSGKGIETVTLGSPPPSNLHLHLHAKLACPAHNNSPN